The following nucleotide sequence is from Anopheles stephensi strain Indian chromosome 3, UCI_ANSTEP_V1.0, whole genome shotgun sequence.
CACCAACATTCGAACATTCGTAATGAAAGAGACCGTATAACATACTTTACTATTGTTTTATTACATCAATAATCAACCAATTGCAACCATATTTAATAGTCCAAAACAGGGAGCGGGTGTTTGTAAGTGTTGTATGTTGGGTTTAATATATATACCGTTTCTTTACAACTATCACTCCTTCCGAGTGCGCGCACGTACAGAGATGGAAGGGATAAAACGGTGACGTTTCTTCAGCAGCACGAAACCCACCGAAGCATCTAGGAACCGGGGCCCATTCACGATTGTTCACTGTATGGCTCATTGATAAAACGGTTCTTCGTCTGGTGAAGTTATACGATGTTCTGGTTGCGACCTGACTTAACAAAACACAGTACAGGGAAATCGGAGCGGAAGGATTTTTGAGTTCGAacgtatgatgatgatgtttgcgTTCAACCGGGCACACCTACTCGGAATGTTGTTCGAGGGAACGATAGGGACAACTTAATGGTGATGGACACCAAAACACATATTTACATCGTAGGAGCAAGCGGAGCCTTCCGTATGCGTTTAGAAGCGGCAGCCCTTCATACTAAATTACGCCCTAAGGTGTTGTTCTCTTCTTTGCGCTTTGTTTGTTGTGGGGAGGGAGATGAAGATGGGTGTCTTTGCCGGGTGGAATTTAGGCGACCGTCGAGCGGCTGTTCGCATGGAACTGCTGGACCGAGATGACCAGCGTCACGACGTAGATACAGGCAGCAATCCAGCAGTTGTATGCATTCTGCAAAAACATGAAACCGGAGTGTAATGAAACGTTCCCGTTTGAAGCTGTGGTATGATAAGCTATCCTCGAGGGTCAGCAATTTTAATCACCTGACTGTAGGCGACGTCAGCGGCCGCATAGAACTCTTGCGGCGTTGGATAGTGCTCCTCCAGCGGTAAATCTTCGATCAGGGCGACACTGTTGATGTAGTAGAACACTCCCATCAGCAGCTGCAAGGTAGAACAGGGAATTGGATCACAAAACACAGCTTCGAGATGAATCCGATTATCGATTATTCATCCCACCATCCTCTCCCGGATGGAGGCGCTACGATAAACAAACGGGGGGTACAGGCAAACACACTTACCAGCTGGATTATGCCCCAGACGGAGATAATCAAACCGCACAGGGATAGTTTCGGTCCGCAGATGGGCATTTTCTGTCCGTGTCAATACTGGTGTGTTGGGTCGGGAAAATGTGTGCAAAAGCGCAAAATACGGCTGCCCGAAAAAGGTTTCTGCGCCCTCGAACCACTGGCAATTGATCACaagactcttttttttttgcactagCCGTCAGAAACGGGTCATGTGACAGCTGGGCGAGCTGTCAATTGGGATCGGCTGGCGAGGGCGTGCGCACACTGCTGTTTATCAATTGTTGTAGATTTAGTTTGAGATTTCAAGGATTATTACTACACCGTAGTTGTAAAACTACATGCTTAACGATGGATCTATCCATCAGGACAAATATTTGCTTTATTGTAATAACATTTTGGATGGATTGCGCTTGGTTTCTTTGAACCTTTTTAATTCCTGCTGTAGATGGATTGAAACTCTCACTCAATCCCGACTCAACCCGCAGGGTGTAAACGTGCAATGCATCCGTCGATCGATTTGACAgtaaaacaacgaaaaacgTAAATATCGAACATTGACGATTTTGCAAACTTGTGTGTCATTATTGGAAATCTGCAAGCTCGGGAAAGCCGTACAATAtcctctctttttttgttttctcccgTCGCGCTGTTCTTGTTTGCGCATCCGATTCAATGTTTTTCGATGCGCTTTCATCACTGAACATTACAAAGGTGCTATCGGACTATCTGCTCGTAGTGAGCAACTTAGTGCGCAGGCAGTTCACGCCAtcatcggcagcagcaccgtCTCCGTCGTCCTTGCCAGCAACGGTAgacacaccagcagcagcaccagcagctggCCACACTTACGCGGGTGGTGAAAGTGTCGGCGAATCGGTGGCGTACGAGCTGAACCTGTTGACCACCGGTTGGTGCTTCCTGTGCGAAACATTGCAGCTGGCCAAGTTTGCTCTCGGCAGCGGTGCACGGTGGTTGGATTTTACGGACTTTCAGCTGTTTTTGCTGCAGATTTTCTCCTCAATTCTATTGGCGCTGGTGGTGTGCATCGCGCTAGCCTGGTGCAAGTACGGAAACCGAATAACGAATCGCTTCATTCGTCCCAGTAAGTATCGATCGATGAGTCATCGTaaaatggttttttgttgttgttggtggtgctcGAAGTACGGGTTATCAGGGTGATAAGGAAGATGGAAAGCGGCATAGTTTGAAAACTGTCATCATTCACTTCCGTAGGTACCGCTAAAGAGATCGAAGAGTTGAAGCTGTCCGTGGCCCGCTTGAATCTGCCCAAGGAACATACGCCGAGGATTTAAGCGCACCGACCATGGCACCGAGCAAGATAAAGAACTTTTTCTTCAAGAAACGAGCGGAGGCCAAGCTCAAGCTTGGTATTGCTGGACCGGGCCGAAAGCTTAATTCGGAagcacctccaccaccatcgaAGGCCAGCTCGTCGAAGCAGAAGGATGCGTACATCCCGCCGAAACGTAGCGAACTTTCGGCGGAAGCGAAAGCTGCAGCCAATGCCGCCCTAGCACGCTTCGAGGGAAAGGACAAGAAAGAGTTCAACACTTCGCTAGCGGCGATCCGGGCCCAGGTACGGAAGGAGCTGGAAGCGGAAAAGAAATCCAAAGAAGCGGGCCACTCGTCGGAGCACGAAACGCCCGAACAGGACACTGCTGGGGAGACGGCCCGTCAAGACTATGCCGTCCGGGGCGTGTTTTTCCGCTGCCCAATGATCGGGGACGAAATTTTGCCGTACAAAGAATGGAAAGGAAGGATCAGGGAGTTTCTGTACGAACAGTTGGCCGCCGACCGGGGCCTCACGGCGTGTCTGATCATCTATAACTGCAACCCCAAAGATAAGGCGGAGGTGTGCATCGAAACGCTTGCCAAATGCATCGAAAACATCGTCAACAATCCCAGCGAGGAGAAGTACAAGAAGATCCGCATGACCAACCGTATGTTTTGCGACAAGATAAAGGTGTGCGAAGGGTCGCTCGATTTCCTACACGCAGCCGGATTCGTTGAGATCGAGCTCGACAATGAACCGCACCTGATCTGGTCCGAGGATAACATCGATCCGGAATGTTCGCTCGAGGTGCTGCTCGAAGCGTTAAAGGCTGCCGAACCGATCCCGGTCGAGCTGGATCGTAATCTGCAGGTGTTGCTACCGTCGCAGGTACGACGACACAATTTGCCACCGGACTTTTTCCGCATATCGCCCGAAGAGATTAAGCGCGAACAGCAGGCCCGCACGGAAGCACTGGAGCAGGCGCAGATCCTGAAAACGAAAGCAATGCGCGAACGGGAAGAATTGCGCACGATCAATCGTTACAAATTCTCGCTGATACGCGTCCGGTTCCCGAACGGTGTGTACCTGCAGGGGACGTTCAGCGTGTACGAAAAGTTAGGCCAGGTGTACGAGTTCGTGCAGTCCTGTCTGATGCATGAATCGGCCGAATTTTCACTGGTATCGCCCGGTGGCCTAAAATTCGACCATCAGGAAGACCTCGACAAATCGCTGTACGATCTGCGGCTGGTGCCGACGGTAGTGTTTAACTTTACGTATGAAAACGAGTCTAAAAATCTGACCGAATTCCTGAAGGAAGAGATGATGCTGTTGATTCAATCGTTTTAAGCCCCGTTCCCCCACTGCACCGGACGGATGGTGTTAAATTATGTATTTTTAGTAACCAACCTTATTAACTACTTCGAGGCAGCAGAGGCAACAGTTGTGCCGCGTATGAACTAGCAGCGTGTTTGTAAAAGCAACCCTCCTCTTGTAAGGTGTGAATAATTGTGATCAGTGAGGTATAATAATGCAAATAAAAGCGCACGGATACAGTACCAGTAGggcatgttgtttttttttctttatatttataatttcttcaaatttccaaaaataaaatagaactAAAAGTATCAcgtattaaattaaaaatattggaaGAATTAATACGAAACAAAATGCCGTCTACAAACCGGGCATTACGTAGGCAATGTTGTCCAGCGTGGATCGGAACAGTTCCCGCAGATGGTCGGAATTACGGTCCAATCCCGGTATTTGAAGCGTCAGGCACATCAGCGGTCCGAGCGAGCAAATCAAGCTGTCCAGCAGTACCGACAAACTGCCGGAAACGGTTATCTGTCCCTACGAAGCAAACAGGTTAACGTTACTAACGTTCTCCCAATAAGTACCCGGTACGGTTCACTTACTTCGTGTTCCTTTAACCGTTCCCCGATAATGGTTAAACTGTCGCCCAGTAGGCTTAGATGTGCCGCTACATCGGTTGGCAAGCAACCGGCGGCAGGCTTTGCTGGGACGGGTTTCTCCTTCCTCTTGTGTGGGGTCGAGCTACGTTTGTTCGCCTTCCTACGCTTGGTAGCGGTTCGGCTTCCCGCTTTTGAGACACGACCGGAGCGTTTGCTTTtatcgttcctttttttcaccgCCTGTAATCAAGTAACGTTAACGGGGaacgggttttgtttttccggaTGAATTTTTCACACGGCTACCTTTTTCTTCGATGCAGAGTCAATCACTAGCTCGCCTTCGCTTCGATCACCATCATCCATCCCGTCGTCAAGCTCCATCGGATCCTCATCACTGCTGTACGATGATTCGATTCCGCTTGATCCGTTCGTGTGGGACTCATCATCATTCTCATCCGACTCCGTGTGTACATCTTCCTgtggcgaaaaacaaaaatcatactAAAATAGTGTGCCTGTGGCGGCTGAGTACGCCAGACAGAGCCAACCTGAGAAGAGGACAGTTTGGCCGAATTCCGATGCGAAGAGCCTGGCAGCTTCTTTTGCTTCGCTTCAATATCATCCGGCGATTGGAAGTCCATCAGTTTGGTAGGTTTCTTGCAAACACGACCACTCCGCGACACCACGCCCGTCACTTCCTGCTCATctaaaaaggggaaaggagGGGGGCGGTAAATTGCATCTCCGTGCGAAACAGATCccaaaccgatcgatcgataaactTACGGTGAGTTTTCACGTTTTCCATCGTGAAAATATGTGTGTACACGGGGGGTTTTCCCGCAGTCAGCGACGAGAAAGTATGTTCGGTTTTCgcctgtttgtttacatccgACGTTTTGACGTACGTGCGTTCGGCGGGCAAATGTCAAACGGTGCTGTGAAAGGTTCGatctcacgcacacacgctcaccCGAACCCAACGGAAAATTCCGTTCGAGCGGGAAAATGCACTTTTCGGCATCACAATCAATGACAGCGATACAGTGAGTGCTGGTGTTTTGTACGTTTCCTTGTGcgttgtttttccgttttcccaaCCGTTTTCCTTCTGTATGTAATGCTGTTTTACGTTCCTGTGTTgcgcgtgtgttgtgtttgtgtatggtTTTTGTAAAGGAATTTTGAAAATCTTCGTGAATCAGTCAAGGAATTCGCACCGATTTTTGGGGTAGGTATGCgctggtgttgtgttgtgattGACCGTATTTGTGGCatgttatttttgtttaaatttttctagTTGAAGACATCCATAATGGCTCAACAGGGTGGTACATCACGTACTCGGGCACCGTTGGCCGAGCTGCCGGTCGTTTCGCCGGGTGCAACGGTACCGCACTCGTCCCCCACACCCGGTCTGACCGCTGTCGCTCCGCAACGCAGCGTCCTAACGCCACGTCTGATCGACAGCCCGAGGGCGAACATACCGGACAGCATTCTTACGCCGACTCTCTCGCCGGACGAGATGGCCATCCGTCAGCGGGCCCGGCGCCGTCCACCCATCATCTGGTCGCCGGATCATGGCGCCCGTGCCCAACTAGCCTCATCGATGCACACACCGACGAAAAACGTTTCCTCGATGACGCTTCGTAGCTCGCCGAGAAAGCGATCGCTTATGCAAGAATTTGCCGACGTGCCGTCCACGAGCGGACTTTCAACGCCCACCAAAAGATTGCAGCAAACGGGCCGGATGTCGGTGGGCGATTCGCCCGGTACCAGCTCGAAGCGATCAAAGTTCGACGAAACGGCGATGAACCGGCGAAACGAAAGCATACCGCTGAGCACCATTCTCCGGGGGTACAGTCAGGACCAGCTGATAGGCATTATCGGTTCGATGCTGGCGAAAGCTGGCCATCTTGAAGCGGCTGTTCGGCGCGAATTGCCACTACCGGATATTAGTCCGCTTGACGCTGAGTTGGGACGTATCAAGCGGAACATTTACGCCAGCGTGCCGAACCTGAAGCTGTTTAGCCGTACCGATGGGCATGGATTTTTGCGTGCCGCTACACATCTGGCCACGTTCAAGCAAACTATCCACAGCCAGGCACAAAATCTGTACGCTTCCCGCCACTGGGACGCGCTGCTCGATTACGTGCTGATGGCTTGGACGCACGTGCGCGAAACGCCGGTTTACGATAATAGCAAACATAACGCAACGCGGCGGTACTGCTTCAAGCTGCTGGCCCATCATGCCACCAGCGCACTGAAGCATGGTGGGCTCGGGTTGGGCACGGAGCGTGTTGGTCGGTTCGAGCAGAAGCTGCCCGGCATGGTGGCCGA
It contains:
- the LOC118509560 gene encoding ribonuclease kappa-like, producing MPICGPKLSLCGLIISVWGIIQLLLMGVFYYINSVALIEDLPLEEHYPTPQEFYAAADVAYSQNAYNCWIAACIYVVTLVISVQQFHANSRSTVA
- the LOC118509553 gene encoding UBX domain-containing protein 6-like, which encodes MAPSKIKNFFFKKRAEAKLKLGIAGPGRKLNSEAPPPPSKASSSKQKDAYIPPKRSELSAEAKAAANAALARFEGKDKKEFNTSLAAIRAQVRKELEAEKKSKEAGHSSEHETPEQDTAGETARQDYAVRGVFFRCPMIGDEILPYKEWKGRIREFLYEQLAADRGLTACLIIYNCNPKDKAEVCIETLAKCIENIVNNPSEEKYKKIRMTNRMFCDKIKVCEGSLDFLHAAGFVEIELDNEPHLIWSEDNIDPECSLEVLLEALKAAEPIPVELDRNLQVLLPSQVRRHNLPPDFFRISPEEIKREQQARTEALEQAQILKTKAMREREELRTINRYKFSLIRVRFPNGVYLQGTFSVYEKLGQVYEFVQSCLMHESAEFSLVSPGGLKFDHQEDLDKSLYDLRLVPTVVFNFTYENESKNLTEFLKEEMMLLIQSF
- the LOC118509559 gene encoding HMG domain-containing protein 4, whose product is MENVKTHHEQEVTGVVSRSGRVCKKPTKLMDFQSPDDIEAKQKKLPGSSHRNSAKLSSSQEDVHTESDENDDESHTNGSSGIESSYSSDEDPMELDDGMDDGDRSEGELVIDSASKKKAVKKRNDKSKRSGRVSKAGSRTATKRRKANKRSSTPHKRKEKPVPAKPAAGCLPTDVAAHLSLLGDSLTIIGERLKEHEGQITVSGSLSVLLDSLICSLGPLMCLTLQIPGLDRNSDHLRELFRSTLDNIAYVMPGL
- the LOC118509557 gene encoding uncharacterized protein LOC118509557 yields the protein MAQQGGTSRTRAPLAELPVVSPGATVPHSSPTPGLTAVAPQRSVLTPRLIDSPRANIPDSILTPTLSPDEMAIRQRARRRPPIIWSPDHGARAQLASSMHTPTKNVSSMTLRSSPRKRSLMQEFADVPSTSGLSTPTKRLQQTGRMSVGDSPGTSSKRSKFDETAMNRRNESIPLSTILRGYSQDQLIGIIGSMLAKAGHLEAAVRRELPLPDISPLDAELGRIKRNIYASVPNLKLFSRTDGHGFLRAATHLATFKQTIHSQAQNLYASRHWDALLDYVLMAWTHVRETPVYDNSKHNATRRYCFKLLAHHATSALKHGGLGLGTERVGRFEQKLPGMVADCAEISECCKCVEYIMKGL